CATTGGTCGGATCGATCCATTCATCATTCAAAATGTCGTAGTAAACAGCATTGATTGAAAAGTCACGTCGCCAGGCATCTTCCTCCACGGTCATCCGCTTCAACTCCCAGACATCCATCGTAGTGCCGGAAAGGGGAAGCCGGTAGGTCATGAAGGAAGCCTTTCCCATGGTCACGACTCTGGTTTTTAGTTTTTGCCCCAGCCGATGAATCCACTGAGAGATATCGCCGGATACGGCGATATCGATGTCTTTGATGTCTCGTCGAAGGAAGATGTCCCGGACCGTACCTCCCACGAGGTACATCTGCCGTTCCGTGCTTCGGGCCAGATCGGCGGCTTCCCTCAGACAGGGCAGAGAAAGGAGTTCATTCAGCTTCATGGCAGGGTAATTCCAGTGTGAAGGTTGTCCCATTCTCTGTATCGCTTGTTACGACGATCTCGCCCCCCAGGACTTCAACAATGGACTTTGCCAGAGCCAATCCCAGGCCGTGTCTTCCATCTCGTGAGGAAGTTTGAAGAAAGGGAATAAACAGTGTCTTCAGCCGTTCCTCACTCAGGGGAGGGCCCGGATTGTGTACGTGAATCTGGACCCTGTCTCCTTGATCCTCCACCGTCAGAGATACGTCAGACTTTTTGGGGCAGGCATGGATGGCGTTGATGATCAATGTGTCAAGAACCTGATTGACACGTGCCCTGTCGGAGTCGATCCAGATCTTGTCAGGACAATGAACCGCGAATCCGATTTGATGCTTTTTGATCAGGGGGCGAACCATTCCGTCCAGTTCCGAGATGAGATCGTGCAGATCGAAGCGTTCTTTGCGTCCGGGAATCTGCCTGGACTGAAGGCCGGAAAGCTCCAGGAGATCATTGATCAGCCCTTCCATTCGAAGAATTGATTGCCAGGCTGGCTGAAGGAGTTCATCCGTTTGAGGCGGGAGTTTCGCGTGAAAGTCCGTCATCAGGGTCTCGAGGCAGGCTTTCAGCGTGGAAATCGGAGTTTTGATTTGATGGGCGGCGGCGGAAATGAAGGTATACCGGAATCCCCGCTCTTCCTCCAGCTGAGTGTTCACTCTCGAAAGTTCCTGGATCTGGCGGTTCAACTCCCTTCGGAGGTGTTCCTCTCTCTCTTTGGAAGCCATAAACGCCCGCAGATCACGGGCAATTCCCATCATGGCGACGATGCTTCCCTGTTCGTCAGAGATAGAGTGGACCTGAATTTCCACGGGGATCAGCCCCGATTTTCTTGTTTCAAAATGCCCGATTCGGGGGAGGAGTTCCTCCCCTTTGAGAAGTCGCTCAATCCGTTTTTCGGACAGAGCCCGTTCTTCATGGGGGATGATTCCCGAGAAACTTCGAGCAAGAAATTCCTGTTCCGTATATCCCGTCACGTCACAAAGTGCCTTATTGACTGCGAGAAATCGTCCGTCTGAATCGATGATGTAGACATAGTTTGGCGCGTCCCAGATCAGTTTCCGCAAGGTATTCTTGAACTGGTTCAAAAAGTAATTCAGGCTTTCATCCGGATTCTGGTAGGTCACGATGGAAATCACCCTGTCGGAGTGGAGCGGGTCGGCCATGACCGTAGCCAGCAAGCGAATTCGGGATCCTCGTTCATCCAGCATGGTGATGGTCTGCTGACTGATATTTCCCGGCTCTCCTCCAAGTCCTGCCAGAAGATCGAGCACTTTCATGTGGTCCTGCGGGTCCAGGAAATGTGTGACACGCTTCCCCATCACATCCTGAATCCGGTATCCCAGTTTTTCGGTAAAGTTTCCACCGACCTCAATAATCGTTCCCGATGTGGACAGGATGGCATACCCGTTGGAGGCCTTCCTGATCAGATTCATGACGGAAGCATAGAGTGTCGCGATCGTCTGGCGAGCCACGGGGGAGGCCACCTGGACGGGAAATACCTGGCTGAAGAGATTTGCCACCAGGGGCAGAATCGCCTCTTCCGCGCCTGTCATTTTTTCGTGACGGGATTTTGATTTCAGAGAAAGGGCTCCCCAGCAGGTCACATTGTTGTGGAGAGGCTGGACGTAGAGCGACACAAACCCGGTGGAAGCAAGCCGATCCCTGCTGTCTTTCAAAAAAACATCCTGGCTGACTCTGGGAACAAAGATGGGATTACGTTCTGTTCGCGCAGCCTGCAGCTCGGGGTATCTTGTCAGGTTCAGTTGAGCCTGCCAGTCCATGGGTGCATCGGATGAAAGCCATGCCTCAACGGAGCGGTCATCGGGAAGAAATCGGTATAAAGTCACTCGATCCCAGCCGAATCGCTTTCCCAGGATGACAAGACAGGCCTGGATCGATTTTCTGCGCTCCATGGCTGAGGTGAGTTGATCCAGGATCTCAAACAGGATTTTTAATTGCGGGCCTGTCAGGTTTCCCATGTTCCGGGAATCGGGACACACCTTTCCCCGGCGCCGACTGACACGCGAAACACCTTTACCGGAGGAAGGATTTTCAGCCTTCATGCAATCATGATAGATCCACATCGGTGAAAGGTCAAGAAAAGTCCGCGAGAAGAAGAAAACGGAGATATCTTGGGCAAGACCGCCGCCCTGTGATACCATGACCCGATGCGCAGATTTAATCGTACACTTTCTCTTGAGATCGATTTGGGTTCCATGCCCCCGTGGAATTTCGGCCGGTAGTGAAAATCGCATTAACAAAGGGGAGGATTCATGGCTCGAGGGCCAGAGCGCATTTCCTTCTCTGGGGTATTCTGGCTTTACTTTCTATCCTGATGATTTCAGCCTCATCTGTTCAAAAGAAGGAAAAGTTGGATGACAGCACCGATGTCTATCTCACCGCTTCCCAGGAAATTTTTCTCAAAGTGACTCCCCATCGAGGCGATGGTTATTATCATATTTCCCAGAGATATACGGGCAGCAAGGCGAATGCGGTTGCGATTAAGAAACTGAATGGAGACCGGAAACAGGTTCTTCGAGGATTTTCCCTTACCATTCCCTTTGATCTGCTCTCAGACGTGTGGAAAGCCAGCGCCCTCAAAGCTCTGTATCCGGGGGATCGGCGTGTCCAGCGGGGTTGGAGTCATGAGGTTTTGAATGAAAGCCTCTGGAGAATTGCGGAATGGTTTACGGGAGATGGCAAGAATTACAAATTGCTCCGTGAATTTAACGAACTCGCAACCCTGAACACAAAGCCGGGTCAGACAATCGTAATCCCCAATGCCCTTCTGATCCGGTCTCTCCGGGGTGTTGCCCTTCCGCAGGAAAGCCAGGATCTGGAATACAAAGACCAATATGCCCTTTACAAGTTGAAGAAGGGAGAGGCTCTTTATACTTCCGTTGTTGTGCGGTTTACCGGGAACGTGAGCGCCCAGGATGTCAACGAATTGGCGATGGAATACGCCAGGGAATCGGGCATCACCGACGTTACCAGGATTCCCGTTGGGTACCCAATCCGTATCCCCTATGATGACTTACTTCCTCAATACCTTCCCGAAGACCATCCAAGGAGACTGGAATGGGAAGAAAAGATTCTGGAAACCGCAGACATCGCCACTAAGATTCAGGCGGCGGATCTGACCGGGATTCACGTTATTCTGGATTCGGGGCACGGGGGCGTCGATACCGGAGCCATTGTCGGTGGAGTCTGGGAAAGCACCTATGCCTACGATATCCTATGCAGAATTAAAAATCTTCTTGAGTCCAACACTGCGGCAAAAGTGTATCCGACTATTCTGGATGAGAAACGCAAATACACGATTCCGGACAGTGACCGGCTTTCTCAGCACAAAGAGCAGGTTCTTCTTACAAAACCCCGATACAGGCTGGGTAATGTCAAGACGGGAGTCAATCTGCGGTGGTATCTGGCCAATGATATTTATCGGACCATTGTGAAAGAGGGTGGAGATCCGGAGAAAGTCGTCTTCCTTTCCATCCATGCGGATGCCCTTCACCCCACGATTCGGGGAGCGACGGCTTACATTCCGGGTGCGAATTACTATGATGGCTCCTGGGGCAAAGGTTCGGGTTCCTATGCCCAATATGACGAGGTGAAGCGGGCCAGCTCCGTTTCGCTCAGCCGGGACGAACGGCTGAAATACGAAGCACTCTCCAGGGCCTTTTCCCGGTATCTCGTTGAAAACTTTACCCGTTCAGATCTCGCCGTACATAAATACGGCCCCATCCGGGAAAGTATCGTGCGCCGGAGAAGACAGTGGGTTCCTGCGGTAATCCGGTATAACCTGGTTCCCACAAGAATTCTTTTTGAGATCTGCAACCTGAATAATGAAGATGATCGAAAGCTTCTGCTAACCAGTGATTTTAGACAGGCCGTGGCTGAGGCCATTGTGAAGTCCATTATGGACTACTACGGAGTCGTTCCGGATTCCGAAAAACTCCTTGCCCTGTCCGCTTCCTCGTGATACGATTCACAAGGACAATTTAAACCCTGGAGGTAGGTTATGAAGGTACTCATCTGTGATCCTGTCGATGACAAAGCGATCGCTCGCATGCGTGATGCGGGTCTGGACGTAACAGTAAAAACCGGAATGACCCCGGAAGAGCTACTGCCCGCCCTTTCCGGTTTTGAGGCTGTCGTGGTTCGAAGCGCCACAAAGATCAGGAAAGACGCCATCGATGCTGCGGACGCACTGAAGGTCGTAGTCCGGGGCGGGGTGGGAGTTGACAATATCGACGTGGCCTATGCCAGGGAAAAAGGCGTGGAAGTACGGAACACGCCTGCTGCTTCCTCGGATTCTGTCGCGGAGCTGGCCGTGGGGATGATGTTCGCCCTGGCCCGGCAGATCGGAGCTGCGGATCGATCCATGAGAGAGGAGAAATGGGAGAAGAAGAAATTCAAAGGGATCGAGCTTTCGGGAAAGACTCTTGGCGTGATCGGGATCGGCCGTATCGGGCTTGCTTCCGCCCGTCGTGCTCACGCCCTGGGTATGTCTGTCGTGGCATATGACGCCTTCATCAACCAGGTCAGTGAACCCTTTGTTTCGATGGTTTCTCTCGAAGAACTTCTGGAACGGTCTCACTTTATCACCCTGCATATTCCCTTTGATCCGACAACCGGTGCGGTTCTCGGTGCGGCCGAGTTTTCCAAAATGAAGGACGGTGTCTATATTATCAACTGTGCCCGCGGCGGAGTGGTTGATGAACCTGCACTTCTGGAAGCCCTGAACAGCGGAAAGGTTGCCGGTGCCGGAATCGATGTGTACGCCAAAGAACCAACGGAAAACTGGAATCTGGTCAAGCATCCTTCCGTAATCTGTACACCTCACATCGGCGCCTCAACCAGGGAGGGACAGGCCCGTGTGGGTGGAGAAGTGGCCGATATCCTGATCGAGTACGCCGGGAGAAGTTAAACTCGCCCGGACCAGGGTGTTCCTGTAAAAAGAGCCCATACCTCCGCATAGGTCAGGGGTGCCGATTGCATCCCTGGTGGTAGAATGTCGCGTATGGCCGAATTTTTCCACTTCAAGAGTCAGGCTGCTGTATGAGATGGGTCTTACCCCGGGGGTGGATAGAGTTCGATCAGCGGGTCGTCATCATTTTTATCTGGACGATTCTCGTCCACAGTCTCTTTCTCCTGGGTAACATCGATCTTCATGCTCCGTTCAGTGCCTTTCTCTACGGAGACAACCCGGTCTATCTGGCTCAGGCCCAGGGCCTTCTGGGGGGAATGCCCTTCGATGCAGGGTTGCCCTTTCATCCCCCTTTTACGGCATGGATCTGTCTGCCTGCCCTGATTCTCTTTCAGGGGGGAAAAGCCTTTATCGCATCCAAGTTCATCATGGTTCTGCTAAACGCCGGTACGATGGCCGGCCTATACAGGCTACTACACAAAATCCCCATGACATTTCTCATCTTTCTTCTCTTGCCTCTGAACTTTGGTGAACTAATTCTCTCCTCCGCCGTTTCCA
The sequence above is a segment of the Thermoanaerobaculia bacterium genome. Coding sequences within it:
- a CDS encoding N-acetylmuramoyl-L-alanine amidase — protein: MDDSTDVYLTASQEIFLKVTPHRGDGYYHISQRYTGSKANAVAIKKLNGDRKQVLRGFSLTIPFDLLSDVWKASALKALYPGDRRVQRGWSHEVLNESLWRIAEWFTGDGKNYKLLREFNELATLNTKPGQTIVIPNALLIRSLRGVALPQESQDLEYKDQYALYKLKKGEALYTSVVVRFTGNVSAQDVNELAMEYARESGITDVTRIPVGYPIRIPYDDLLPQYLPEDHPRRLEWEEKILETADIATKIQAADLTGIHVILDSGHGGVDTGAIVGGVWESTYAYDILCRIKNLLESNTAAKVYPTILDEKRKYTIPDSDRLSQHKEQVLLTKPRYRLGNVKTGVNLRWYLANDIYRTIVKEGGDPEKVVFLSIHADALHPTIRGATAYIPGANYYDGSWGKGSGSYAQYDEVKRASSVSLSRDERLKYEALSRAFSRYLVENFTRSDLAVHKYGPIRESIVRRRRQWVPAVIRYNLVPTRILFEICNLNNEDDRKLLLTSDFRQAVAEAIVKSIMDYYGVVPDSEKLLALSASS
- a CDS encoding D-2-hydroxyacid dehydrogenase codes for the protein MKVLICDPVDDKAIARMRDAGLDVTVKTGMTPEELLPALSGFEAVVVRSATKIRKDAIDAADALKVVVRGGVGVDNIDVAYAREKGVEVRNTPAASSDSVAELAVGMMFALARQIGAADRSMREEKWEKKKFKGIELSGKTLGVIGIGRIGLASARRAHALGMSVVAYDAFINQVSEPFVSMVSLEELLERSHFITLHIPFDPTTGAVLGAAEFSKMKDGVYIINCARGGVVDEPALLEALNSGKVAGAGIDVYAKEPTENWNLVKHPSVICTPHIGASTREGQARVGGEVADILIEYAGRS
- a CDS encoding PAS domain S-box protein, yielding MKAENPSSGKGVSRVSRRRGKVCPDSRNMGNLTGPQLKILFEILDQLTSAMERRKSIQACLVILGKRFGWDRVTLYRFLPDDRSVEAWLSSDAPMDWQAQLNLTRYPELQAARTERNPIFVPRVSQDVFLKDSRDRLASTGFVSLYVQPLHNNVTCWGALSLKSKSRHEKMTGAEEAILPLVANLFSQVFPVQVASPVARQTIATLYASVMNLIRKASNGYAILSTSGTIIEVGGNFTEKLGYRIQDVMGKRVTHFLDPQDHMKVLDLLAGLGGEPGNISQQTITMLDERGSRIRLLATVMADPLHSDRVISIVTYQNPDESLNYFLNQFKNTLRKLIWDAPNYVYIIDSDGRFLAVNKALCDVTGYTEQEFLARSFSGIIPHEERALSEKRIERLLKGEELLPRIGHFETRKSGLIPVEIQVHSISDEQGSIVAMMGIARDLRAFMASKEREEHLRRELNRQIQELSRVNTQLEEERGFRYTFISAAAHQIKTPISTLKACLETLMTDFHAKLPPQTDELLQPAWQSILRMEGLINDLLELSGLQSRQIPGRKERFDLHDLISELDGMVRPLIKKHQIGFAVHCPDKIWIDSDRARVNQVLDTLIINAIHACPKKSDVSLTVEDQGDRVQIHVHNPGPPLSEERLKTLFIPFLQTSSRDGRHGLGLALAKSIVEVLGGEIVVTSDTENGTTFTLELPCHEAE